One genomic region from Streptomyces sp. NBC_00457 encodes:
- a CDS encoding DUF4129 domain-containing protein, whose translation MSLAGGVLTVVPERVADMAARALLRAGDASALSRSDDEPPLTIPRDPAREAARRELSKGMYHENDPSLFERALNAFWDWVGKLFGAASAATPGGTLGLVVVILVVLAALAALWWRLGTPHRAPVSSAALFDDRPRSAAEHRAAAEAQAAQGHWNQAVQERMRAIVRSLEERALLDVRPGRTADEAAAEAGSALPSAADRLSAAARDFDDVTYGGRAATEQSYHRIAELDRNLERTKPVLASSAHSAAQNARQGAAE comes from the coding sequence GTGAGCTTGGCGGGGGGAGTCCTCACGGTCGTACCGGAGCGCGTCGCCGACATGGCCGCACGGGCGCTGCTGCGCGCCGGTGATGCCTCGGCCCTGTCGCGCTCCGACGACGAGCCGCCTTTGACCATCCCGCGCGACCCGGCGCGGGAGGCGGCTCGGCGCGAGCTGTCCAAAGGCATGTACCACGAGAACGACCCCAGCCTGTTCGAGCGGGCGCTGAACGCATTCTGGGACTGGGTCGGCAAGCTGTTCGGCGCCGCCTCTGCCGCCACTCCTGGGGGGACGCTCGGCCTGGTCGTCGTCATCCTGGTCGTCCTAGCAGCCCTGGCTGCCCTGTGGTGGCGCCTGGGCACACCGCATCGAGCACCGGTCTCCTCCGCCGCCCTGTTCGACGACCGCCCCCGCAGCGCCGCCGAGCATCGCGCCGCCGCCGAGGCACAGGCCGCACAGGGCCACTGGAACCAGGCCGTCCAAGAACGCATGCGGGCCATCGTCCGCTCCCTGGAGGAACGCGCCCTCCTCGACGTCCGCCCCGGCCGCACCGCCGACGAGGCCGCCGCGGAAGCGGGCAGCGCCCTGCCCTCCGCTGCCGACCGGCTGAGCGCAGCCGCCCGTGACTTCGACGACGTGACATACGGAGGACGCGCGGCAACCGAGCAGTCGTACCACCGCATCGCCGAACTCGACCGCAACCTGGAGCGCACCAAACCGGTGCTCGCCAGCAGCGCCCACAGCGCGGCCCAGAACGCCCGCCAGGGAGCCGCCGAATGA
- a CDS encoding glycerophosphoryl diester phosphodiesterase membrane domain-containing protein, whose translation MNDTPGWASPGSAPSDGQQPGPSGPAEPADRPGPEQPAAQPGPDATGPGSKWSKEQPPPAQWSAPTGPATGPGQAPPPPPPGPGWGSRPPVSPGGYGGGYGGPGAPGGYSGWGGGWGGPPPAAKPGVIPLRPLGVGEILDGAVSTMRTYWRTVLGIALTVAVITEIIVILLQGFVLNDRASTEALNDPSASLDELTRALGDTMLSTSVVFLVSLIGTIAATALLTTVTSRAVLGKSVTTGEAWRDARPQMPKLFGLIFLLLLIAFGVILGGATPGIIVAAAGAGAAGAALAILGSLAAGVVALWLMIRFSLASPALMLEKQSIVKSMSRSAKLVRGSWWRVFGIQLLATIIANIVASIVVIPFTFLGAAVSGGGMSNFLDTGGSDLGWTFLIVSGVGAVIGSMITFPITAGVAVLLYIDQRIRREALDLELARAAGVQDYGTGAPGPTPGS comes from the coding sequence ATGAACGACACTCCGGGCTGGGCCTCGCCCGGATCTGCCCCGTCCGACGGACAGCAGCCCGGTCCATCGGGCCCTGCCGAACCCGCCGACCGGCCCGGCCCCGAACAGCCCGCGGCCCAGCCGGGTCCGGATGCGACGGGCCCCGGCTCGAAGTGGTCCAAGGAACAGCCGCCACCTGCCCAGTGGTCGGCACCCACCGGACCGGCGACCGGCCCCGGCCAGGCCCCGCCACCGCCTCCGCCCGGCCCTGGCTGGGGCAGCCGGCCTCCCGTCAGCCCTGGCGGCTACGGAGGAGGCTACGGAGGCCCTGGCGCTCCCGGCGGATACAGCGGCTGGGGCGGCGGCTGGGGCGGTCCCCCGCCCGCGGCCAAGCCCGGCGTGATCCCGCTCCGCCCGCTCGGCGTGGGCGAGATCCTCGACGGCGCTGTCTCCACCATGCGCACCTACTGGCGCACGGTTCTGGGCATCGCGCTGACCGTCGCCGTCATCACGGAGATCATCGTCATCCTGCTCCAGGGCTTCGTCCTGAACGACCGCGCCAGCACCGAGGCCCTCAACGATCCGAGTGCCAGCCTCGACGAGCTGACCCGCGCCCTGGGCGACACCATGCTCAGCACGAGCGTCGTCTTCCTGGTCTCCCTGATCGGTACCATCGCCGCGACCGCCCTGCTCACGACCGTCACCAGCCGGGCAGTGCTCGGCAAGTCCGTGACCACCGGCGAGGCCTGGCGCGACGCCCGTCCGCAGATGCCAAAGCTGTTCGGCCTGATCTTCCTGCTGCTGCTCATCGCCTTCGGCGTGATCCTCGGCGGCGCGACGCCCGGCATCATCGTGGCCGCGGCTGGTGCCGGTGCCGCCGGTGCCGCCCTCGCCATCCTGGGCAGCCTCGCCGCGGGCGTGGTCGCCCTGTGGCTGATGATCCGCTTCTCCCTCGCCTCGCCGGCGCTGATGCTGGAGAAGCAGAGCATCGTGAAGTCGATGAGCCGCTCCGCGAAACTGGTCCGCGGCTCCTGGTGGCGCGTCTTCGGCATCCAGCTGCTCGCCACGATCATCGCGAACATCGTGGCGTCGATCGTCGTCATCCCCTTCACCTTCCTGGGTGCGGCGGTCAGCGGTGGCGGCATGAGCAACTTCCTCGACACCGGCGGCAGCGACCTCGGCTGGACCTTCCTCATCGTCAGCGGGGTCGGGGCGGTGATCGGCTCCATGATCACTTTCCCGATCACAGCCGGCGTCGCCGTGCTCCTCTACATCGACCAGCGCATCCGCCGAGAGGCCCTCGACCTCGAGCTGGCCCGCGCGGCCGGCGTACAGGACTACGGCACAGGCGCCCCCGGCCCCACCCCGGGGAGCTGA
- the mtnA gene encoding S-methyl-5-thioribose-1-phosphate isomerase, protein MADQHAQSGEDNQSTEIPAIRWEEPPEGPVVVLLDQTRLPVEEVELVCTDASALVEAIRSLAVRGAPLLGVAGAYGVALAAARGFDVADAASALASARPTAVNLAGGVRRAEAAYRAELGRSGDPEQSARAALAAARALHQEDAEASARMAEKGLALLDELLPGGGHRILTHCNTGRLVSGGEGTAFAVALAAHRSGRLRRLWVDETRPLLQGARLTAYEAARSGMSYTLLTDNAAGSLFAAGEVDAVLIGADRIAADGSVANKVGSYPLAVLARYHHVPFIVVAPVTTVDPDTPDGASIEVEQRAGHEVTEVTAPQVPVAGAEAGGGIPVAPLGTQAYNPAFDVTPPELVTAIVTEEGAVSPVTAEALAELCARSREVTLS, encoded by the coding sequence ATGGCTGATCAGCACGCGCAATCCGGCGAGGACAACCAGTCGACCGAGATACCGGCGATCCGGTGGGAAGAGCCGCCCGAAGGCCCGGTGGTGGTCCTTCTCGACCAGACGAGGCTGCCGGTCGAGGAGGTCGAACTGGTGTGTACGGATGCATCCGCGCTGGTGGAGGCGATCCGTTCGCTCGCCGTGCGCGGGGCGCCACTGCTGGGTGTCGCGGGGGCGTACGGGGTCGCGCTCGCCGCCGCGCGCGGGTTCGACGTGGCCGACGCCGCGAGCGCGCTGGCGAGCGCCCGGCCCACCGCGGTGAACCTCGCCGGCGGAGTGCGCCGGGCCGAGGCCGCGTACCGGGCGGAGCTCGGCAGGAGTGGTGATCCGGAGCAGTCCGCCCGGGCGGCGCTGGCCGCGGCGCGTGCGCTGCACCAGGAGGACGCCGAAGCCAGTGCGCGGATGGCCGAGAAGGGGCTGGCGCTGCTGGACGAGCTGCTGCCCGGCGGTGGGCACAGGATCCTCACACACTGCAACACCGGGCGGTTGGTGTCGGGTGGTGAGGGGACGGCGTTCGCGGTGGCGCTCGCCGCGCATAGGTCCGGCCGACTGCGGCGGCTGTGGGTGGACGAGACGCGTCCGCTGCTGCAGGGCGCTCGGCTGACGGCGTACGAGGCGGCGCGCAGCGGCATGTCGTACACCTTGCTGACCGACAACGCGGCGGGGTCGCTGTTCGCGGCCGGGGAGGTGGACGCGGTGCTGATCGGGGCGGACCGTATCGCGGCCGACGGTTCGGTGGCGAACAAGGTGGGGAGCTATCCGCTCGCGGTGCTCGCGCGCTACCACCATGTGCCGTTCATCGTGGTGGCGCCGGTGACGACGGTGGATCCGGACACGCCGGACGGAGCGTCCATCGAGGTCGAGCAGCGGGCCGGCCATGAGGTGACCGAGGTGACGGCGCCCCAGGTGCCGGTGGCCGGAGCGGAGGCGGGAGGCGGGATTCCGGTGGCGCCGCTGGGGACACAGGCGTACAACCCGGCGTTCGATGTGACCCCGCCCGAGCTGGTGACGGCGATCGTCACTGAGGAGGGCGCTGTTTCACCTGTGACGGCTGAGGCCCTGGCAGAGCTGTGTGCCAGGTCTCGAGAGGTCACGCTCAGTTGA
- the mtrA gene encoding two-component system response regulator MtrA translates to MMSFMKGRVLVVDDDTALAEMLGIVLRGEGFEPSFVADGDKALAAFRETKPDLVLLDLMLPGRDGIEVCRLIRAESGVPIVMLTAKSDTVDVVVGLESGADDYIVKPFKPKELVARIRARLRRSEEPAPEQLAIGDLVIDVAGHSVKRDGQSIALTPLEFDLLVALARKPWQVFTREVLLEQVWGYRHAADTRLVNVHVQRLRSKVEKDPERPEIVVTVRGVGYKAGPS, encoded by the coding sequence ATGATGTCGTTTATGAAGGGACGAGTCCTTGTCGTCGACGACGACACCGCACTTGCCGAGATGCTCGGCATTGTGCTGCGTGGTGAAGGTTTTGAGCCGTCTTTTGTGGCCGACGGCGACAAGGCGCTGGCTGCTTTCCGTGAGACCAAGCCCGACCTGGTGCTGCTCGACCTGATGCTGCCCGGTCGGGACGGCATCGAGGTGTGCCGCCTGATCAGGGCGGAGTCGGGTGTGCCGATCGTGATGCTGACGGCGAAGAGTGACACGGTCGATGTCGTCGTGGGCCTGGAGTCGGGCGCGGACGACTACATCGTGAAGCCGTTCAAGCCGAAGGAGCTGGTCGCCCGGATCCGGGCGCGGCTGCGGAGGTCGGAAGAGCCGGCGCCCGAGCAGCTTGCCATCGGTGACCTGGTCATCGATGTGGCCGGTCACTCTGTGAAGCGGGACGGGCAGTCGATCGCGCTGACGCCGCTGGAGTTCGATCTGCTGGTGGCGCTGGCCCGTAAGCCGTGGCAGGTGTTCACTCGTGAGGTTCTGCTCGAGCAGGTGTGGGGCTACCGGCACGCGGCCGACACGCGCCTTGTCAACGTGCATGTGCAGCGGCTGCGGTCCAAGGTCGAGAAGGACCCGGAGCGGCCGGAGATCGTGGTGACTGTCCGTGGTGTCGGTTACAAGGCCGGGCCGAGCTGA
- the mtrB gene encoding MtrAB system histidine kinase MtrB yields MSGDSAASAPGKPGGRAGRPVGRKAAGSRWGRFLEGGLLQGGVQGSPVLRLFMRWVRRPLLPVMRLWRRNIQLKVVVTTLLMSLGVVLLLGFVVIGQVRNGLLDAKVKASQSQATGGFAVAKQNAEETASGTVDDATTADGRPAQNVIEWMSDLVSSLSSGGQGAFDVVTLPAGNDTGGGRGPRASGYVDPFASVPEELRERVDTSPAAAQSYTRIIYNTDKESQPALVIGKQVDDPNRDPYQLYYLFPLTQEEKSLSLVKGTLATAGLFVVVLLGAIAWLVVRQVVTPVRMAAGIAERLSAGRLQERMKVTGEDDIARLGEAFNKMAQNLQLKIQQLEDLSRMQRRFVSDVSHELRTPLTTVRMAADVIHEAREDFDPVTARSAELLADQLDRFESLLADLLEISRFDAGAAALEAEPIDLREVVRRVVSGAEPLAERKGTHIRVVGDQQPVVAEADARRVERVLRNLIVNAVEHGEGKDVIVKLAAAGGAVAVAVRDYGVGLKPGEATRVFSRFWRADPARARTTGGTGLGLSIALEDARLHGGWLQAWGEPGGGSQFRLTLPRTADEPLRGSPIPLEPKDSRRNRGLDDAGLPHGGAEKSATVPAQPAGEQGASMSITPRMASVAPTADPTALPGNGARVVPRPTSGTRRQDDTPAADGPRGVSSDRADAGSQDVEQQGEAFRGR; encoded by the coding sequence ATGTCCGGGGACAGTGCCGCTTCGGCGCCCGGCAAGCCCGGGGGCCGCGCGGGGCGGCCTGTCGGCCGGAAGGCTGCGGGCTCCCGCTGGGGGCGTTTCCTGGAGGGCGGGCTGCTGCAGGGTGGAGTCCAGGGCAGCCCGGTGCTGCGCCTGTTCATGCGCTGGGTGCGTCGGCCGCTGCTGCCCGTCATGCGGCTGTGGCGGCGCAACATCCAGCTCAAGGTCGTCGTCACGACGCTGCTGATGTCGCTGGGCGTGGTCCTGCTGCTCGGCTTCGTCGTCATCGGGCAGGTGCGCAACGGCCTGCTGGACGCCAAGGTGAAGGCCTCGCAGAGCCAGGCCACCGGTGGTTTCGCGGTCGCCAAGCAGAACGCCGAGGAGACGGCCAGCGGCACCGTGGACGACGCCACCACGGCGGACGGCCGTCCCGCGCAGAACGTCATCGAATGGATGAGCGATCTGGTGTCCTCGCTGTCCAGCGGCGGCCAGGGCGCCTTCGACGTCGTCACGCTCCCGGCGGGTAACGACACCGGCGGTGGGCGCGGACCGCGCGCCTCGGGTTACGTCGACCCGTTCGCCAGCGTGCCCGAGGAACTGCGTGAACGCGTCGACACCAGCCCCGCGGCGGCCCAGAGTTACACCCGCATCATCTACAACACCGACAAGGAGTCCCAGCCGGCCCTGGTCATCGGCAAGCAGGTCGACGACCCGAACCGCGACCCGTACCAGCTGTACTACCTCTTCCCGCTGACGCAGGAGGAGAAGTCGCTGAGCCTGGTCAAGGGGACGCTGGCGACGGCCGGGCTGTTCGTGGTCGTTCTCCTCGGGGCCATTGCCTGGCTGGTGGTACGCCAGGTCGTCACCCCCGTTCGGATGGCCGCGGGCATCGCAGAGCGGCTGTCCGCGGGGCGCCTGCAGGAACGTATGAAGGTCACCGGCGAGGACGACATCGCGCGGCTCGGCGAGGCCTTCAACAAGATGGCGCAGAACCTGCAGCTGAAGATCCAGCAGCTGGAGGACCTGTCGCGGATGCAGCGGCGGTTCGTGTCCGATGTCTCGCACGAGCTGCGGACGCCGCTGACGACCGTGCGGATGGCCGCCGACGTGATCCACGAGGCGCGGGAGGACTTCGACCCCGTGACCGCGCGATCGGCGGAGCTGCTGGCCGACCAGTTGGACCGGTTCGAGTCGCTGCTCGCGGATCTGCTGGAGATCAGCCGCTTCGACGCGGGCGCGGCGGCGCTGGAGGCCGAGCCGATAGACCTCAGGGAGGTCGTACGGCGGGTCGTCAGCGGTGCCGAGCCGCTCGCGGAGCGCAAGGGCACACACATACGGGTCGTCGGCGACCAGCAGCCCGTCGTCGCGGAGGCGGACGCCAGGCGGGTGGAGCGTGTCCTGCGCAACCTCATCGTCAACGCCGTGGAGCACGGCGAGGGCAAGGACGTCATCGTCAAGCTCGCCGCGGCGGGCGGGGCGGTCGCTGTCGCGGTGCGTGACTACGGAGTCGGGCTCAAGCCCGGCGAGGCGACTCGCGTGTTCAGCCGGTTCTGGCGGGCCGACCCGGCACGCGCGCGTACCACCGGTGGTACGGGGCTGGGGCTGTCGATCGCCCTGGAGGACGCGCGGCTGCACGGGGGCTGGTTGCAGGCATGGGGTGAGCCGGGCGGCGGCTCGCAGTTCCGGCTGACGCTGCCGAGGACCGCGGACGAGCCGCTGCGGGGCTCCCCGATACCGCTGGAGCCGAAGGACTCGCGACGCAATCGCGGACTTGACGACGCCGGACTGCCGCACGGCGGTGCCGAGAAGAGCGCGACCGTGCCGGCGCAGCCGGCGGGCGAGCAGGGGGCGTCAATGTCGATCACACCGCGGATGGCCTCCGTGGCGCCGACGGCGGACCCGACGGCGCTGCCCGGCAACGGCGCGCGCGTGGTGCCCCGGCCGACTTCAGGCACCCGACGACAGGACGACACGCCGGCTGCGGACGGGCCGCGCGGCGTGTCCTCGGACCGTGCGGATGCCGGGTCGCAGGACGTGGAACAGCAAGGGGAGGCATTTCGTGGGCGCTGA
- a CDS encoding LpqB family beta-propeller domain-containing protein codes for MGADREGGARRRPVRAVAYAVCGGVLLAGCASMPDSGDLRGVESTPRQDTQVRVFAMPPSEGAQPQQIVDGFMEALTSDDPRYETARKYLTARAAKTWQPEMSTTVLASAPDTTPDPGPRDDSDYFSFTLTGTKVAAVDRQQAYEPARGNYSQTVYLVREEKTKQWRIDGLPPGVVMGRSDFQRNYMSVDKYFLASNTAAGTVVQQPAAVADPVYVRRHVDPMTQMVRSLLNGPTRWLKPVVRSSFPTGTALKGTTPLTPDDQNKLTVPLNEKAARVGTSTCNEMATQILFTLQNLTPAVDEVELKSGDTQLCTLTEDSADGVAARGEVRRTEYLYFVDGKKRLVRMAADSSDKQSEAVPGALGEGDVELRSVAVARDESRAAAVSADGKSLYVGSMVASGSLGEAVLRSAGGSVEDRLTTPSWDSQGDLWVADQNPDNSRLLMLEDGAGEPIVVNTPELGGRIESVRVASDGVRIALVVDKGGKQSLLIGRIERSGKVGESQAVSVSGLHSAAPELEEITAMSWAGDSRLVVVGREEGGVQQMRYAAVDGSTPEGPAPAALTGVKEIAASEDERLPLVAYSEDGIVRLPTGAQWQKVIAEGSAPVYPG; via the coding sequence GTGGGCGCTGACCGCGAGGGGGGCGCGCGGCGTCGACCGGTGCGCGCGGTGGCGTACGCCGTCTGTGGCGGCGTACTGCTGGCCGGATGCGCCTCGATGCCCGACAGCGGGGATCTGCGCGGCGTCGAATCCACACCCCGCCAGGACACACAAGTGCGGGTCTTCGCGATGCCGCCCTCCGAGGGCGCTCAGCCCCAGCAGATCGTGGACGGCTTCATGGAGGCGCTGACCAGCGACGATCCGCGCTATGAGACGGCGCGCAAGTACCTGACCGCAAGGGCCGCCAAGACGTGGCAGCCGGAGATGTCCACGACGGTGCTCGCGAGCGCGCCCGACACCACGCCCGACCCGGGGCCCCGCGACGACAGTGACTACTTCTCCTTCACGCTCACCGGTACCAAGGTCGCCGCGGTGGACAGACAGCAGGCGTATGAGCCCGCGCGCGGGAACTACAGCCAGACGGTGTACCTCGTGCGGGAGGAGAAGACCAAGCAGTGGCGCATCGACGGCCTGCCGCCGGGCGTCGTCATGGGCAGGTCGGACTTCCAGCGCAACTACATGTCCGTCGACAAGTACTTCCTCGCCTCGAACACCGCGGCCGGGACGGTCGTGCAGCAGCCTGCGGCGGTCGCGGATCCGGTGTACGTACGACGGCATGTCGACCCGATGACGCAGATGGTGCGCTCCCTGCTCAACGGGCCCACCAGGTGGCTCAAGCCGGTCGTCAGGTCGAGCTTCCCGACCGGTACGGCGCTGAAGGGCACCACGCCGTTGACGCCGGACGACCAGAACAAGCTGACCGTGCCGTTGAACGAGAAGGCCGCACGGGTCGGGACGAGCACGTGCAACGAGATGGCGACCCAGATCCTCTTCACCCTGCAGAACCTGACTCCCGCCGTCGACGAGGTCGAGCTGAAGTCGGGCGACACCCAGCTGTGCACGCTGACCGAGGACAGCGCCGACGGGGTCGCCGCGCGCGGTGAGGTGAGGCGTACCGAGTACCTGTACTTCGTCGACGGCAAGAAGCGGCTCGTGCGGATGGCGGCCGACAGCAGCGACAAGCAATCCGAAGCGGTGCCGGGTGCGCTGGGCGAGGGTGACGTAGAGCTGCGGTCGGTGGCGGTCGCCCGCGACGAGAGCAGGGCGGCCGCCGTATCCGCGGACGGCAAGTCCTTGTACGTCGGATCGATGGTGGCGAGCGGTTCCCTCGGGGAGGCCGTGCTGCGCAGCGCGGGCGGCTCGGTGGAGGACCGCTTGACGACGCCGAGCTGGGACAGCCAGGGCGATCTGTGGGTGGCCGACCAGAACCCCGACAACTCCAGGCTGCTGATGCTGGAGGACGGCGCGGGCGAGCCGATCGTGGTGAACACGCCGGAGCTGGGCGGCCGTATCGAATCCGTCCGCGTGGCCTCCGACGGGGTGCGGATCGCGCTCGTCGTCGACAAGGGCGGCAAGCAGTCCCTGCTCATCGGGCGGATCGAGCGGAGCGGGAAGGTGGGCGAGAGCCAGGCCGTCTCGGTCTCCGGACTGCATTCCGCGGCACCGGAGTTGGAAGAGATCACCGCCATGTCGTGGGCCGGCGACAGCCGACTGGTGGTCGTCGGGCGCGAGGAGGGCGGCGTGCAGCAGATGCGGTATGCCGCCGTCGACGGCTCCACCCCTGAAGGGCCGGCGCCCGCCGCTCTGACCGGCGTGAAGGAGATCGCCGCGTCCGAGGACGAGCGGCTGCCGCTCGTGGCGTACTCGGAGGACGGGATCGTGCGCCTGCCGACCGGGGCCCAGTGGCAGAAGGTGATCGCGGAGGGCTCGGCGCCGGTTTATCCGGGGTGA
- a CDS encoding ComF family protein, which yields MRGWWQDLTDLVLPAECGGCGRPRTVLCPECRTALSGAVPRRVRPVPEPPGLPTVHAAARYADEVRAVLLAHKERGALALTAPLGMALAGAVRAGLTSDQASDSRPVLLVPVPSARGAVRARGHDPARRIALAAAGELRRGGVPARVVAVLRQRRAVADQAGLNSRQRLDNLAGALAVASAGAGLLTAGPVVLVDDLMTTGASLTEAARAVRAAAAAVAACGRTDVTAGYSGAEGPETYTRRTTAVYAAAPRERTEERRTGSMDEAVDRRHGVPGMAGPRRAGDKVCAAVVAASPDSFEINRNWL from the coding sequence ATGCGGGGGTGGTGGCAGGACCTCACCGACCTGGTGCTGCCGGCCGAGTGCGGAGGCTGCGGTCGGCCTCGTACGGTGCTCTGCCCGGAGTGCCGTACGGCGCTGAGCGGGGCCGTACCGCGCCGGGTGCGGCCGGTGCCGGAGCCGCCCGGGCTGCCGACCGTGCACGCGGCCGCCCGGTACGCGGACGAGGTGCGTGCGGTGCTGCTCGCTCACAAGGAACGGGGCGCGCTGGCGCTCACGGCACCGTTGGGCATGGCCTTGGCAGGGGCTGTGCGGGCGGGGCTGACCAGCGACCAGGCATCGGACAGCCGGCCTGTGCTGCTTGTTCCCGTGCCCTCCGCGCGTGGGGCGGTGCGGGCTCGGGGGCATGATCCGGCTCGGCGGATCGCACTCGCCGCCGCGGGGGAGTTGCGGCGGGGCGGAGTGCCGGCGCGGGTGGTCGCCGTGCTGCGGCAGCGAAGGGCCGTGGCCGACCAGGCGGGGCTCAACTCCCGGCAGCGGCTGGACAATCTCGCGGGCGCGCTGGCGGTGGCGTCCGCAGGGGCAGGTCTGCTCACCGCGGGCCCGGTCGTGCTCGTCGACGACCTGATGACGACGGGCGCCTCCCTGACGGAGGCGGCGCGAGCCGTGCGGGCGGCGGCAGCGGCAGTGGCCGCATGCGGACGTACAGACGTAACGGCTGGGTACAGCGGGGCAGAGGGGCCGGAAACGTACACAAGAAGGACTACGGCGGTGTATGCCGCGGCGCCTCGGGAAAGGACAGAGGAACGAAGGACTGGATCAATGGACGAGGCAGTGGACCGAAGGCACGGAGTGCCAGGAATGGCGGGCCCGCGCCGGGCCGGTGACAAGGTCTGCGCAGCTGTGGTCGCGGCCTCGCCGGATTCTTTCGAAATAAACCGGAACTGGCTGTGA
- the hpf gene encoding ribosome hibernation-promoting factor, HPF/YfiA family, translating to MDIVVKGRKTEVPERFRKHVAEKLKLEKIQKLDGKVISLDVEVSKEPNPRQADRSDRVEITLRSRGPVIRAEAAASDPYAALDLAAEKLDARLRKQHDKRHTRRGARRLTAAEVPDHVPGAATLNGNGHTVHDEDSDGVPVKKIGSLEVKGEGPLVVREKTHVASPMTLDQALYEMELVGHDFYLFVDSETKEPSVVYRRHAYDYGVIHLNTDPMVAQAQSPAAGGTLGG from the coding sequence GTGGACATCGTCGTCAAGGGCCGCAAGACCGAGGTGCCCGAGCGGTTCCGCAAGCACGTGGCCGAGAAGCTGAAGCTGGAGAAGATCCAGAAGCTCGATGGCAAGGTGATCAGCCTCGACGTCGAGGTGTCCAAGGAGCCGAACCCGCGACAGGCCGACCGATCGGATCGAGTGGAGATCACGCTCCGCTCCCGCGGTCCGGTGATCCGGGCGGAGGCGGCGGCCAGCGATCCGTATGCGGCACTCGACCTGGCGGCGGAGAAGCTGGATGCCCGGCTGCGCAAGCAGCACGACAAGCGCCACACACGTCGGGGCGCGCGACGGCTCACGGCAGCCGAGGTCCCCGACCACGTTCCGGGCGCGGCGACGCTCAACGGGAACGGCCACACCGTCCACGACGAAGACTCGGACGGCGTGCCCGTCAAGAAGATCGGCTCGCTGGAAGTGAAGGGTGAAGGCCCCCTCGTAGTCCGCGAGAAGACCCACGTCGCCTCTCCGATGACCCTCGACCAGGCCCTCTACGAGATGGAACTGGTCGGGCACGACTTCTATCTGTTCGTCGACTCCGAGACGAAGGAGCCGAGCGTCGTCTACCGGCGGCACGCATACGACTACGGCGTCATCCACCTCAACACCGACCCGATGGTGGCCCAGGCGCAGTCCCCCGCGGCAGGCGGCACGCTGGGTGGCTGA
- a CDS encoding response regulator, with amino-acid sequence MADSFGPMHDGDADDGVAGMGPDTGSPRKEPIRVLVVDDHALFRRGLEIVLAAEEDIQVVGEAGDGAEAVDKAADLLPDIVLMDVRMPKRGGIEACTSIKEVAPSAKIIMLTISDEEADLYEAIKAGATGYLLKEISTDEVATAIRAVADGQSQISPSMASKLLTEFKSMIQRTDERRLVPAPRLTDRELEVLKLVATGMNNRDIAKELFISENTVKNHVRNILEKLQLHSRMEAVVYAMREKILEIR; translated from the coding sequence ATGGCGGACAGCTTCGGACCGATGCATGACGGAGACGCCGACGACGGCGTCGCCGGCATGGGCCCGGACACGGGCTCACCACGTAAGGAGCCGATCCGCGTCCTGGTCGTGGACGACCACGCTCTCTTCCGTCGTGGTCTGGAGATCGTGCTCGCGGCCGAGGAGGACATCCAGGTCGTCGGGGAGGCGGGTGACGGCGCGGAGGCCGTCGACAAGGCCGCCGATCTGCTGCCGGACATCGTCCTGATGGACGTACGGATGCCCAAGCGGGGCGGGATCGAGGCGTGCACCTCGATCAAGGAAGTGGCCCCCAGTGCCAAAATCATCATGCTGACCATCAGCGATGAGGAAGCCGATCTCTACGAGGCCATCAAGGCGGGCGCGACCGGTTATCTCCTCAAGGAGATCTCGACGGACGAGGTGGCCACCGCCATTCGCGCGGTGGCCGACGGGCAGTCGCAGATCAGCCCTTCCATGGCGTCGAAGCTGCTGACCGAGTTCAAGTCGATGATCCAGCGGACCGACGAGCGCCGGCTGGTGCCTGCGCCGCGGCTTACGGACCGCGAGCTGGAAGTGCTCAAGCTCGTCGCCACGGGGATGAACAACCGCGATATCGCCAAGGAGTTGTTCATCTCCGAGAACACCGTGAAGAACCATGTGCGCAACATCCTGGAGAAGCTGCAGCTGCACTCCAGGATGGAAGCGGTCGTGTATGCGATGCGGGAGAAGATCCTCGAGATCCGCTGA